A genomic segment from Solenopsis invicta isolate M01_SB chromosome 5, UNIL_Sinv_3.0, whole genome shotgun sequence encodes:
- the LOC105205703 gene encoding translation initiation factor eIF-2B subunit alpha isoform X1: MDKEEICQYFISIIKNEKDVSAGMAAIRTLLKVLRQSKSETVQELRVCLQDAIDAMRSTETPVTAIASGSELFLRFITLATLDTPSIAECKGIMLKRGNVFYDKLVAARGKVAKVAAHFITDGSTILTHSKSRVVLQAMKEAAESKKIFEVYVTSTSPDNNGEEMCQSLTKLGISCTVILDSAVGYVMEHVDMVMVGAEGVAESGGVINKIGTYTMAICAKEMKKPFYVLTESFKFARIYPLNQVDLPNEFKYTSSTLNKNLKKEHPLVDYTPPHYISLLFTDLGILTPSAVSDELIKLYL; the protein is encoded by the exons ATGGACAAAGAAG AAATATGTCAGTACTTTATCagcattattaaaaatgagaagGATGTTTCTGCTGGCATGGCTGCCATTCGCACCTTACTCAAAGTATTGAGACAGTCTAAAT CGGAAACAGTCCAAGAGCTCCGGGTTTGTTTACAGGATGCAATCGATGCTATGCGTTCCACAGAAACTCCAGTCACCGCGATTGCCTCGGGAAGCGAATTGTTCCTTCGTTTTATTACATTAGCGACATTGGATACACCc TCAATCGCAGAGTGCAAAGGAATCATGCTGAAAAGAGGCAACGTATTCTATGACAAGTTAGTTGCAGCGCGAGGAAAAGTGGCCAAGGTAGCAGCTCACTTTATTACTGATGGCTCG ACCATACTCACGCATTCGAAATCAAGAGTAGTACTGCAGGCAATGAAAGAAGCTGCGgaaagtaagaaaatatttgaaGTTTATGTTACATCAACATCACCTGACAACAATGG AGAAGAGATGTGCCAGAGTTTAACAAAGTTGGGAATATCATGTACTGTGATACTGGATTCTGCAGTGGGATACGTGATGGAGCACGTCGATATGGTAATGGTTGGAGCAGAAGGTGTCGCAGAAAGTGGCGGGGTGATCAATAAG ATTGGTACATATACAATGGCTATATGCGCGAAAGAGATGAAGAAACCATTTTATGTACTGACGGAAAGCTTTAAATTTGCGAGAATCTATCCTTTGAACCAAGTAGATTTACCTAATGAATTTAAg TATACATCTAGTACTCTAAACAAGAATTTGAAGAAGGAGCATCCCTTGGTAGATTATACTCCACCTCATTACATCAGCTTGTTGTTTACCGATTTGGGAATTCTAACACCGTCAGCCGTTAGTGACGAACTCATCAAATTGTACTTGTAA
- the LOC105205703 gene encoding translation initiation factor eIF-2B subunit alpha isoform X2: MRSTETPVTAIASGSELFLRFITLATLDTPSIAECKGIMLKRGNVFYDKLVAARGKVAKVAAHFITDGSTILTHSKSRVVLQAMKEAAESKKIFEVYVTSTSPDNNGEEMCQSLTKLGISCTVILDSAVGYVMEHVDMVMVGAEGVAESGGVINKIGTYTMAICAKEMKKPFYVLTESFKFARIYPLNQVDLPNEFKYTSSTLNKNLKKEHPLVDYTPPHYISLLFTDLGILTPSAVSDELIKLYL, encoded by the exons ATGCGTTCCACAGAAACTCCAGTCACCGCGATTGCCTCGGGAAGCGAATTGTTCCTTCGTTTTATTACATTAGCGACATTGGATACACCc TCAATCGCAGAGTGCAAAGGAATCATGCTGAAAAGAGGCAACGTATTCTATGACAAGTTAGTTGCAGCGCGAGGAAAAGTGGCCAAGGTAGCAGCTCACTTTATTACTGATGGCTCG ACCATACTCACGCATTCGAAATCAAGAGTAGTACTGCAGGCAATGAAAGAAGCTGCGgaaagtaagaaaatatttgaaGTTTATGTTACATCAACATCACCTGACAACAATGG AGAAGAGATGTGCCAGAGTTTAACAAAGTTGGGAATATCATGTACTGTGATACTGGATTCTGCAGTGGGATACGTGATGGAGCACGTCGATATGGTAATGGTTGGAGCAGAAGGTGTCGCAGAAAGTGGCGGGGTGATCAATAAG ATTGGTACATATACAATGGCTATATGCGCGAAAGAGATGAAGAAACCATTTTATGTACTGACGGAAAGCTTTAAATTTGCGAGAATCTATCCTTTGAACCAAGTAGATTTACCTAATGAATTTAAg TATACATCTAGTACTCTAAACAAGAATTTGAAGAAGGAGCATCCCTTGGTAGATTATACTCCACCTCATTACATCAGCTTGTTGTTTACCGATTTGGGAATTCTAACACCGTCAGCCGTTAGTGACGAACTCATCAAATTGTACTTGTAA
- the LOC105205697 gene encoding coiled-coil domain-containing protein 149 isoform X1, protein MELNGSFYSKRSLMRYFLQILHKLILNDTMEEKADPLKETGANDVDVESKALLKRELQMKSEALILLSQKMEQCRTQRDQFKLMAEQIQERFLHLKKQMCDMKELNGLDDDFRTLDLLTEVREQNKCLRLQVDTLRQKLADAEGDIKVLRMNNNRMPIEQQETQLAPAMHQREEMIEQLEKLNLKCSQLQTDLQTVLDEKHELEVERDAFKCKAHRLNHELSKALNATKPVDLDALINENRYLQERLQQLLEEKELTRQSLSKYKSMLDSKRTKGAIKLGANSAAGTVMTHKQVEQLLQESSYIPPQKSAAAVTDLRCLCTALLEALNDKTLALAHQKKANKILALRICELDSAVQSPTTRLLEGYTSANVDLRCDSDFNDLNHTTNGNVDNIEETNIVTNENNIQCSSSPESQVMQQLQSIQMSLPKNLGVLVQKALNNLKDNDKQKI, encoded by the exons ATGGAGTTGAATGGATCTTTTTATTCAAAGAGATCTCTGATGCGATATTTTCTCcaaatattgcataaattaatact AAACGACACGATGGAAGAAAAGGCGGATCCTCTCAAGGAAACTGGCGCCAATGATGTCGACGTGGAGTCAAAG GCGTTGCTAAAGAGAGAACTGCAGATGAAGTCAGAAGCGCTCATACTGTTGAGCCAAAAGATGGAGCAGTGTAGGACACAGCGTGATCAGTTCAAGTTGATGGCCGAGCAAATTCAGGAAAGATTTCTGCATTTAAAGAAACAGATGTGTGATATGAAGGAATTGAACGG TCTGGACGACGATTTTAGAACCTTGGATCTATTAACAGAAGTACGAGAGCAAAATAAGTGCCTCAGGCTACAGGTCGATACATTAAGACAGAAGCTGGCAGACGCCGAGGGTGATATCAAGGTGTTACGTATGAATAACAATCGCATGCCAATTGAACAGCAAGAGACTCAGTTGGCACCAGCCATGCACCAAAGGGAAGAAATGATAGAGCAATTAGAAAAGCTAAACTTAAAG TGTTCACAGTTACAAACAGATCTACAAACAGTATTGGATGAGAAACATGAGCTGGAGGTGGAAAGGGATGCCTTCAAATGTAAAGCACATCGTTTGAATCATGAACTATCTAAGGCTTTGAATGCTACTAAGCCAGTTGATTTGGATGCTCTTATCAATGAAAATAG ATATCTGCAAGAAAGATTGCAACAATTGCTCGAGGAAAAGGAACTCACACGTCAATCTCTGTCAAAATATAAG AGCATGTTGGACAGTAAAAGGACCAAAGGAGCTATCAAGCTGGGAGCAAACTCTGCGGCTGGGACAGTAATGACTCACAAACAAg ttgaaCAGCTTCTTCAAGAAAGTTCTTATATACCGCCTCAGAAATCTGCTGCCGCCGTCACCGATTTGCGATGCCTTTGCACCGCCTTGTTGGAGGCTTTAAATGACAAAACTTTAGCTCTAGCGCATCAGAAGAAGGCgaacaa GATATTGGCATTGAGAATTTGTGAACTGGACAGTGCTGTGCAATCACCAACCACAAGGCTCTTGGAGGGATACACGAGCGCCAATGTCGATTTGAGAT GTGATAGCGATTTCAACGATTTAAATCATACAACTAACGGTAATGTAGATAATATTGAGGAAACTAATATCGTAACGAATGAAAACAATATACAGTGTAGCTCCTCGCCTGAAAGTCAAGTTATGCAACAATTGCAGTCGATACAAATGAGTCTTCCGAAAAACTTAGGGGTATTGGTCCAAAAggcattaaataatttgaaggATAATGATAAGCAGAAGATATGA
- the LOC105205697 gene encoding coiled-coil domain-containing protein 149 isoform X2, with translation MEEKADPLKETGANDVDVESKALLKRELQMKSEALILLSQKMEQCRTQRDQFKLMAEQIQERFLHLKKQMCDMKELNGLDDDFRTLDLLTEVREQNKCLRLQVDTLRQKLADAEGDIKVLRMNNNRMPIEQQETQLAPAMHQREEMIEQLEKLNLKCSQLQTDLQTVLDEKHELEVERDAFKCKAHRLNHELSKALNATKPVDLDALINENRYLQERLQQLLEEKELTRQSLSKYKSMLDSKRTKGAIKLGANSAAGTVMTHKQVEQLLQESSYIPPQKSAAAVTDLRCLCTALLEALNDKTLALAHQKKANKILALRICELDSAVQSPTTRLLEGYTSANVDLRCDSDFNDLNHTTNGNVDNIEETNIVTNENNIQCSSSPESQVMQQLQSIQMSLPKNLGVLVQKALNNLKDNDKQKI, from the exons ATGGAAGAAAAGGCGGATCCTCTCAAGGAAACTGGCGCCAATGATGTCGACGTGGAGTCAAAG GCGTTGCTAAAGAGAGAACTGCAGATGAAGTCAGAAGCGCTCATACTGTTGAGCCAAAAGATGGAGCAGTGTAGGACACAGCGTGATCAGTTCAAGTTGATGGCCGAGCAAATTCAGGAAAGATTTCTGCATTTAAAGAAACAGATGTGTGATATGAAGGAATTGAACGG TCTGGACGACGATTTTAGAACCTTGGATCTATTAACAGAAGTACGAGAGCAAAATAAGTGCCTCAGGCTACAGGTCGATACATTAAGACAGAAGCTGGCAGACGCCGAGGGTGATATCAAGGTGTTACGTATGAATAACAATCGCATGCCAATTGAACAGCAAGAGACTCAGTTGGCACCAGCCATGCACCAAAGGGAAGAAATGATAGAGCAATTAGAAAAGCTAAACTTAAAG TGTTCACAGTTACAAACAGATCTACAAACAGTATTGGATGAGAAACATGAGCTGGAGGTGGAAAGGGATGCCTTCAAATGTAAAGCACATCGTTTGAATCATGAACTATCTAAGGCTTTGAATGCTACTAAGCCAGTTGATTTGGATGCTCTTATCAATGAAAATAG ATATCTGCAAGAAAGATTGCAACAATTGCTCGAGGAAAAGGAACTCACACGTCAATCTCTGTCAAAATATAAG AGCATGTTGGACAGTAAAAGGACCAAAGGAGCTATCAAGCTGGGAGCAAACTCTGCGGCTGGGACAGTAATGACTCACAAACAAg ttgaaCAGCTTCTTCAAGAAAGTTCTTATATACCGCCTCAGAAATCTGCTGCCGCCGTCACCGATTTGCGATGCCTTTGCACCGCCTTGTTGGAGGCTTTAAATGACAAAACTTTAGCTCTAGCGCATCAGAAGAAGGCgaacaa GATATTGGCATTGAGAATTTGTGAACTGGACAGTGCTGTGCAATCACCAACCACAAGGCTCTTGGAGGGATACACGAGCGCCAATGTCGATTTGAGAT GTGATAGCGATTTCAACGATTTAAATCATACAACTAACGGTAATGTAGATAATATTGAGGAAACTAATATCGTAACGAATGAAAACAATATACAGTGTAGCTCCTCGCCTGAAAGTCAAGTTATGCAACAATTGCAGTCGATACAAATGAGTCTTCCGAAAAACTTAGGGGTATTGGTCCAAAAggcattaaataatttgaaggATAATGATAAGCAGAAGATATGA